The Streptomyces sp. NBC_01255 genome window below encodes:
- a CDS encoding DUF4291 domain-containing protein, with amino-acid sequence MEEPKYRIRALHTPDTVTVYQAYTPGIGLPAAREGRFPATWKRDRMTWIKPSFLWMMYRCGWGAKEGQETVLAVEITREGFEWALRNACLSHYVRGFHPDQASWKRQLGQAPARVQWDPERDLHLRPLPYRSLQLGLSGEASRRYADEWTVSVTDVTPLAHDVHALVRAGDLAAAGRLLPREEPYPAPDGLLDHLRAQEPEPSPPVTAP; translated from the coding sequence ATGGAAGAACCGAAGTACCGGATCCGGGCGCTCCACACCCCGGACACCGTCACCGTCTACCAGGCGTACACGCCGGGGATCGGCCTGCCCGCCGCCCGCGAGGGTCGATTCCCGGCCACATGGAAGCGGGACCGGATGACGTGGATCAAGCCGTCGTTCCTGTGGATGATGTACCGCTGTGGCTGGGGCGCGAAGGAGGGCCAGGAGACGGTCCTCGCCGTGGAGATCACCCGCGAGGGCTTCGAGTGGGCCCTGCGGAACGCCTGCCTCTCGCACTACGTGCGCGGGTTCCACCCCGACCAGGCCTCCTGGAAGCGGCAGTTGGGGCAGGCGCCGGCGCGCGTCCAGTGGGACCCGGAGCGCGACCTGCACCTGCGGCCGCTCCCGTACCGCTCGCTCCAGCTCGGCCTGTCGGGCGAGGCCTCCCGCCGGTACGCGGACGAGTGGACGGTCTCCGTCACCGACGTGACCCCGCTCGCCCACGACGTCCACGCGCTGGTCCGCGCGGGCGACCTGGCCGCCGCCGGCCGCCTGCTGCCCCGCGAGGAGCCGTACCCGGCGCCGGACGGGCTGCTGGACCACCTCCGCGCCCAGGAACCGGAGCCGTCCCCGCCGGTCACCGCGCCTTAG
- a CDS encoding winged helix-turn-helix transcriptional regulator → MDDSALKAPSHCAGSYGNDGDPDPFQWDTREDCEVRQILDRVADKWSLLVIALLDRRVLRFTELKREIDGVSQRMLTVTLRQLERDGLVKRTVHPVVPPRVEYELTPLGGTLHTTIRSLVTWTEQHQNEIAAAREEYDAKEAAPA, encoded by the coding sequence ATGGATGACAGCGCCCTGAAGGCACCGAGCCACTGCGCGGGAAGCTACGGAAACGACGGCGACCCCGACCCCTTCCAGTGGGACACCCGCGAGGACTGCGAGGTCCGCCAGATCCTCGACCGCGTCGCCGACAAGTGGTCCCTCCTCGTCATCGCCCTCCTCGACCGCCGCGTCCTGCGCTTCACGGAGCTCAAGCGCGAGATCGACGGCGTCAGCCAGCGCATGCTGACCGTGACCCTGCGCCAGCTGGAGCGCGACGGCCTGGTGAAGCGCACCGTCCACCCGGTGGTCCCACCCCGCGTCGAGTACGAGCTCACCCCCCTGGGCGGGACCCTGCACACGACGATCCGCTCCCTCGTGACCTGGACCGAGCAGCACCAGAACGAGATCGCGGCGGCGCGCGAGGAGTACGACGCGAAGGAGGCGGCGCCCGCCTGA
- the rarD gene encoding EamA family transporter RarD, with protein MWGLVPLFWPLLKPAGAVEILAHRMVWSLLFVGIALLALRRWSWIPELARSPRKLALITVAAAVISVNWGLYIWSVNTGHVVEASLGYFINPLVTIALGVLVLKERLRPAQWAAVGVGFAAVLVLAIGYGQPPWISLTLAFSFAIYGLVKKKLNLGGLESLAAETAVQFLPALGYLVWIGTQGTLAFGSEGAGHAALLAATGIVTAVPLVCFGAAAIRVPLSTLGLLQYLAPTFQFLLGILYFHEAMPPERWAGFSLVWLALTLLTWDALRTARRSRAAMATASAEAVASVEAASAKAASVEAAASVKAAHHPGR; from the coding sequence CTGGCCGCTCCTCAAGCCCGCCGGAGCCGTCGAGATCCTCGCCCACCGGATGGTCTGGTCGCTCCTCTTCGTCGGCATCGCACTGCTCGCGCTCCGCCGCTGGAGCTGGATACCGGAGCTCGCGCGCAGCCCGCGCAAGCTGGCCCTGATCACCGTCGCCGCCGCCGTCATCAGCGTGAACTGGGGCCTCTACATCTGGTCGGTCAACACCGGCCACGTCGTCGAGGCCTCCCTCGGCTACTTCATCAACCCGCTCGTCACCATCGCGCTCGGCGTCCTCGTCCTCAAGGAGCGGCTGCGCCCGGCCCAGTGGGCGGCGGTCGGCGTCGGCTTCGCGGCCGTCCTCGTCCTCGCGATCGGGTACGGGCAGCCGCCGTGGATCTCGCTCACCCTCGCCTTCTCCTTCGCGATCTACGGCCTGGTGAAGAAGAAGCTCAACCTCGGCGGCCTGGAGTCGCTCGCCGCCGAGACCGCCGTCCAGTTCCTGCCGGCCCTCGGCTACCTGGTCTGGATCGGCACCCAGGGCACCCTGGCCTTCGGCTCCGAGGGCGCCGGACACGCGGCCCTGCTCGCCGCCACCGGCATCGTCACGGCGGTGCCGCTGGTCTGCTTCGGCGCGGCCGCCATCCGCGTACCGCTGTCGACGCTCGGACTCCTCCAGTACCTGGCGCCGACCTTCCAGTTCCTGCTCGGGATCCTCTACTTCCACGAGGCGATGCCGCCGGAGCGGTGGGCGGGCTTCTCCCTCGTCTGGCTCGCCCTGACGCTCCTCACCTGGGACGCGCTGCGCACGGCCCGCCGCAGCCGGGCCGCGATGGCCACGGCGTCGGCGGAGGCGGTGGCGTCGGTCGAGGCGGCTTCGGCCAAGGCGGCTTCGGTCGAGGCGGCGGCCTCGGTCAAGGCGGCCCACCACCCGGGGCGCTGA
- a CDS encoding DUF6401 family natural product biosynthesis protein, with protein sequence MSDSPGCPLTDVAVAYLPRLAEVASEPGLAAAVDQHAAAVCDALVPAQRGPEGRTVRREELADYVLGFTDGLSEAEWTEPAGHDFVTLRLTAVCRLIQEHDLLDA encoded by the coding sequence ATGAGCGATTCCCCCGGCTGCCCGTTGACCGATGTCGCCGTCGCGTACCTGCCCCGGCTCGCGGAGGTCGCCTCCGAGCCGGGCCTCGCGGCCGCCGTCGACCAGCACGCCGCCGCCGTGTGCGACGCGCTCGTCCCGGCCCAGCGGGGGCCGGAGGGCCGGACCGTGCGGCGGGAGGAGCTCGCCGACTACGTGCTCGGGTTCACCGACGGGCTGTCCGAGGCCGAGTGGACCGAGCCCGCGGGCCACGACTTCGTGACCCTGCGGCTGACGGCGGTCTGCCGGCTGATCCAGGAGCACGACCTCCTGGACGCGTGA
- a CDS encoding SRPBCC family protein: MPVGLTRDAGWEIGVSKTLPLPVAAVWDFLMSPEGLSLWFGPGAALPVEGDPALRSLRPRDRVRLSYGETVLQVAVSPAGDGRTVLTFHQEHMASAEERERQRAHWKGVMAEIVRRVGE; the protein is encoded by the coding sequence ATGCCTGTGGGACTGACGCGGGATGCCGGCTGGGAGATCGGTGTCTCCAAGACCCTGCCCCTGCCCGTCGCGGCCGTCTGGGACTTCCTCATGAGCCCCGAAGGCCTGAGCCTCTGGTTCGGTCCGGGAGCCGCGCTTCCCGTCGAGGGCGACCCCGCCCTCCGCAGCCTCCGGCCCCGGGACCGCGTCCGCCTGTCGTACGGCGAGACCGTCCTCCAGGTCGCCGTCTCCCCGGCGGGCGACGGCCGGACCGTCCTCACCTTCCACCAGGAGCACATGGCGAGCGCCGAGGAGCGTGAACGCCAACGCGCCCACTGGAAGGGCGTGATGGCCGAGATCGTGCGGAGGGTGGGGGAGTGA